In the genome of Drosophila pseudoobscura strain MV-25-SWS-2005 chromosome 3, UCI_Dpse_MV25, whole genome shotgun sequence, one region contains:
- the Patronin gene encoding patronin isoform X41, with the protein MDAAESQEIRQARQRASVKWLLSKAFNNRVPDNLKEPFYRDHENQERLKPQIIVELGNATLYCQTLSNLYSDPNYQSLNHWSIIQTLARKGVPVAESSDMPITETVLIQTNPLRINAHMSVIESLMVLYAKEISSGDRIMSAIRRISGSNYQTPPGQTYEQALLAWISHACAALKKRIIKEVETGLPDENGTRLQTPDIPPVRDFQDLCDGICLALLIAYYCPKVVPWTMVRINYLPAVEDSIHNILLVSNFSQKHLPYGVFHMTPEDVTFMRGSMKLNLVLLLTDLFNLFEIHPAKCVCYPGMDGQDVIARRTLGANEHGICHRRGLTMQPVMPIPDLRSDLDQPPVGSPSNRPPFQVPHSNSFSGGLNRRSTPPNEHQQQQHQQTVVQANSNHFDGNQGEAFVVHKSRGITTLSSMHSQQQQQHHHQQQHQQQQQFHQQQQSQLQQQLQQQQQQQQQEPLVPARLRQAKEKTNVESKADERGDFVAAGRPSNWEQSRRPSFAGRRSRRNSSSEDSQLTIENFGGSQDQLHTLGGRFDRDRERDRDRDRERKFSNTSIAEPAVAVRSSIADARGTLQLGYDTDSGSEKQDRETEKYSMRRQASVDNVPTVSAHNLSNASSPLPQARNKQHSSDKDYSHSVADTYNDARSSAYDPESTPVRKSSTSSMPASPAAWQLDVGDEDMRSLENATKLSTIRMKLEEKRRRIEQDKRKIEMALLRHQEKEDLESCPEVMKWETMSNESKRTPDMDPVDLDKYQAYNAPVSAYSSRPPSRDPYQQQHQQQQPMAMPQPMQFVNEHGQYMSPPQPSHYQPQSIYSDNGAPYNNHSPHYGAAAPPQYRSSVVFDDYGQPTNHFYLHESSPQAQPQVHPQRRTWAHSAAAAAYEQQQQIQQPMVDVNAWQSQQQQQQHHQQQKKAQQPWMNRPPSSAGGAAQGSFMLHQNGGGGAGGGGGGGGELQHLFQVQASPQHSQRQLGGGANGVQRQQSLTNLRDNRSPKSQHQPQTMGMAMQQEDMMAPQSICFIGDEEDVDEVERNIIESMQATRISDFVLQQQQQQQHHQQQLQLQQQQQRLQGGRGSSSEDYDSGEMISNKLNITSGNLTYRIPSPSRPSIQANSFQDPRDSEDQPAEKGFYISFDDDQPKRPKPPLRAKRSPKKEALPLGGSSSSIRDRDSVDHQTLLKRESLSQLHNNNNNNGSEDGHKSAGANRHSIHGLNHSNSVKSPGNATYNKYTDEAPIQLRHLAVSGSDPFGHEPHPHPHPQPMQQQPMSPTRIQQSNNSAEAAKNKALVIGADATNLDPESVDEMERRKEKIMLLSLQRRQQQEEAKARKEIEASQKREKEREKEEERARKKEDQMARRAAILEQHRLKKAIEEAEREGKTLDRPDLHVKLQPQSSSATNPRLRQQRTTRPRPKTIHVDDASVDISEASSISSRGKKGSSSNLTDSGLGRATPPRRAPSPGMGASGPKLYKQPAAKSNRGIILNAVEYCVFPGAVNREAKQKVLEKIARSEAKHFLVLFRDAGCQFRALYSYMPESGDQVTKLYGTGPSQVDEVMFDKFFKYNSGGKCFSQVHTKHLTVTIDAFTIHNSLWQGKRVQLPSKKDMALVI; encoded by the exons ATGGATGCCGCCGAATCACAGGAAATACGACAG GCTCGTCAACGCGCTTCCGTCAAGTGGCTGCTCTCGAAGGCCTTCAACAATCGCGTGCCGGACAACCTGAAGGAGCCCTTCTATCGCGACCATGAGAATCAGGAGCGCCTCAAGCCCCAGATCATTGTGGAGCTGGGCAACGCCACGCTGTACTGCCAGACGTTGTCCAATCTGTACTCAGATCCCAACTACCAAAGCTTGAATCACTGGTCAATAATACAGACGCTAGCGCGCAAGGGTGTCCCGGTGGCCGAGTCCTCGGACATGCCCATTACCGAAACGGTATTAATTCAAACGAATCCGTTGCGAATT AACGCCCACATGTCTGTGATAGAATCGCTGATGGTTTTGTATGCCAAGGAGATATCATCGGGTGACCGCATCATGTCGGCCATCAGAAG AATATCTGGCAGCAATTACCAGACGCCTCCTGGCCAAACGTATGAGCAAGCTCTGCTGGCTTGGATTTCGCATGCCTGCGCCGCTCTGAAGAAGCGCATCATCAAGGAGGTGGAGACAGGGCTGCCCGATGAGAAT GGCACGCGTCTGCAGACGCCGGACATACCGCCAGTGAGGGACTTCCAGGATCTGTGCGATGGCATCTGCCTGGCGCTGCTCATCGCCTACTACTGCCCCAAGGTGGTGCCCTGGACGATGGTGCGCATCAACTATCTGCCCGCTGTCGAGGACTCCATACACAATATCCTGCTCGTGAGCAATTTCTCACAGAAGCATCTGCCATATGGCGTCTTCCACATGACGCCCGAGGATGTGACCTTCATGAGGGG ATCGATGAAACTGAATCTGGTACTGCTGCTCACGGATCTGTTCAATCTGTTCGAGATACATCCGGCGAAGTGTGTCTGCTACCCGGGCATGGATGGTCAGG ATGTCATCGCCCGGCGCACCTTGGGCGCCAATGAGCACGGAATCTGCCACCGACGGGGCCTCACAATGCAGCCCGTTATGCCCATACCCGATCTCCGCAGCGATCTCGACCAGCCGCCCGTTGGCTCGCCCTCGAATCGGCCGCCATTTCAAG TTCCGCATTCGAATTCATTCAGCGGCGGCTTAAATCGCAGATCCACCCCGCCAAAcgaacaccaacaacaacaacaccaacagacGGTTGTTCAAGCAAATTCGAATCATTTCGATGGTAATCAAGGCGAAG CCTTCGTCGTGCACAAGTCGCGTGGCATCACCACACTCTCATCCATGcactcgcagcagcagcagcaacaccaccaccaacagcagcatcagcaacagcaacagttccaccagcagcagcagtcgcagctacagcaacagctacagcagcaacagcagcagcagcagcaggagccctTGGTTCCGGCTCGCTTGCGTCAGGCTAAAGAAAAGACCAATGTCGAGTCCAAGGCGGATGAGAGAG GCGATTTTGTCGCTGCGGGTCGACCAAGTAACTGGGAACAGAGCCGTCGGCCAAGCTTTGCAG GGCGCCGCTCGCGCAGGAACTCCTCCAGCGAGGACTCTCAGCTGACCATCGAGAACTTTGGCGGCTCCCAGGATCAGCTGCACACGCTGGGAGGCAGATTCGATCGGGATCGCGAACGGGAccgagacagggacagggagcgGAAGTTTTCCAACACCAGCATAG CTGAACCCGCTGTGGCCGTGCGCTCCTCCATTGCCGATGCCCGGGGCACGCTGCAGCTTGGCTACGACACGGATTCGGGCTCGGAGAAGCAGGACCGCGAGACGGAGAAGTATTCAATGCGTCGGCAGGCGAG TGTCGACAATGTGCCCACGGTGTCGGCTCACAATCTATCGAATGCGAGCAGCCCCTTGCCACAGGCACGGAACAAGCAACATTCCAGCGACAAAGACTACAGCCACAGCGTGGCGGACACCTACAACGACGCCCGCTCCAGTGCCTACGATCCGGAGAGCACCCCAGTGCGCAAGTCCTCCACCAGCAGCATGCCAGCGAGCCCCGCAGCCTGGCAGCTGGACGTGGGCGATGAGGACATGCGCTCGCTGGAGAACGCCACCAAGCTGTCCACCATACGCATGAAGCTGGAGGAGAAGCGTCGTCGCATTGAGCAGGACAAGCGGAAGATCGAAATGGCCCTGCTCAGGCACCAGGAGAAG GAGGATCTGGAATCTTGTCCGGAGGTTATGAAGTGGGAAACCATGAGCAATGAATCGAAGCGCACGCCGGACATGGATCCCGTTGACTTGGACAAGTACCAG GCCTACAATGCCCCAGTCAGTGCGTACAGCTCCCGTCCGCCCAGCCGCGATCCCtatcagcagcaacaccagcagcagcagcccatgGCCATGCCCCAGCCGATGCAGTTCGTCAATGAGCACGGCCAGTACATGTCGCCGCCGCAGCCCTCCCACTACCAGCCGCAGAGCATCTACAGCGACAATGGAGCGCCCTACAACAACCACTCGCCGCACTACGGAGCGGCTGCTCCTCCGCAGTACAGGAGCAGTGTGGTCTTCGATGACTATGGCCAGCCCACGAACCACTTCTACCTGCATGAGTCCTcgccacaggcacagccacaggtCCATCCCCAGCGCCGCACCTGGGCGCactcagcagcagccgccgcctacgagcagcagcagcagatacagCAGCCGATGGTGGATGTGAATGCGTGGCagtcacagcagcagcagcaacagcaccaccagcagcagaagaaggcccAGCAGCCCTGGATGAACAGGCCTCCCTCCAGCGCGGGAGGAGCGGCCCAGGGCAGCTTTATGCTGCACCAGAACGGGGGAGGAGGTGCTggaggtggtggcggcggcggaggcgagCTCCAGCATCTGTTCCAGGTGCAGGCCTCGCCGCAGCACTCGCAGCGCCAGTTGGGTGGGGGGGCCAACGGGGTGCAGAGACAGCAGTCACTGACCAATCTGCGCGACAATCGCTCGCCCAAGTCCCAGCACCAGCCGCAGACCATGGGCATGGCCATGCAGCAGGAGGACATGATGGCACCGCAGAGCATTTGCTTCATtggcgacgaggaggatgtGGACGAGGTGGAGCGCAACATCATCGAGTCCATGCAGGCCACACGCATCTCGGACTTTgtgcttcagcagcagcagcaacagcaacatcaccagcagcaactgcaactgcagcagcagcagcagcgtctgcAGGGCGGAAGGGGCAGTAGTTCGGAGGACTACGACAGCGGCGAGATGATTTCCAACAAGCTGAACATCACCAGCGGAAATCTCACCTACCGCATACCTTCGCCCTCGCGCCCCTCCATTCAGGCCAACAGTTTCCAGGACCCGCGCGACAGCGAGGATCAGCCGGCCGAGAAGGGCTTCTACATCTCCTTCGACGACGACCAGCCCAAGCGTCCAAAGCCGCCGCTGCGCGCCAAGCGCTCGCCCAAGAAGGAGGCCCTGCCGTtgggcggcagcagcagcagcatccgggacagggacagcgTGGACCACCAGACTCTTCTCAAACGGGAGTCCCTAAGTCAACtgcacaacaacaataacaacaacggCAGCGAGGATGGCCACAAGTCAGCAGGGGCCAACAGGCACAGCATCCACGGCCTCAACCACTCCAACAGTGTCAAATCGCCCGGTAATGCCACCTACAACAAGTACACGGACGAGGCGCCCATCCAACTACGCCATCTGGCCGTATCGGGCTCGGATCCATTTGGCCATgagccacacccacatccacacccacagcccatgcagcagcagcccatgTCACCCACGCGAATCCAGCAGAGCAACAACAGTGCCGAGGCGGCCAAGAACAAGGCGCTGGTGATTGGAGCCGACGCCACCAACCTAGATCCG GAGTCTGTGGATGAAATGGAGCGACGAAAAGAGAAGATCATGCTGCTGTCCCTGCAGCGGcgtcagcagcaggaggaggccaaGGCACGCAAGGAGATAGAGGCCTCGCAGAAGCGGGAAAAGGAgcgggagaaggaggaggagcgcgcACGCAAGAAGGAGGATCAAATGGCGCGACGAGCGGCCATATTGGAACAGCATAGACTCAAGAAAGCCATCGAAGAGGCCGAAAGAGAG GGTAAAACCCTGGATCGGCCCGATCTGCATGTGAAACTGCAACCCCAGTCATCTAGTGCAACGAATCCGCGACTCCGGCAGCAGCGCACGACACGTCCCAGGCCCAAGACCATTCATGTGGACGATGCCAGTGTGGACATCAGTGAGGCTTCGAGCATCTCTAGTCGGGGCAAGAAGGGCTCCAGCTCGAATCTAACCG ATTCGGGACTGGGACGCGCCACACCGCCGAGGCGCGCACCCTCGCCTGGAATGGGCGCTTCAG GTCCAAAACTCTACAAGCAACCAGCGGCCAAATCCAATCGCGGCATTATACTGAATGCCGTCGAATACTGCGTCTTTCCGGGCGCCGTCAACCGTGAGGCCAAACAGAAAGTGCTCGAGAAGATAGCACGCTCGGAGGCGAAACACTTCCTAGTACTCTTCCGCGATGCGGGCTGCCAGTTCCGCGCCCTCTACAGCTACATGCCCGAGTCCGGGGACCAGGTGACCAAGCTGTACGGCACCGGACCTAGTCAAGTAGACGAAGTCATGTTCGATAAGTTCTTCAA ATACAACTCAGGGGGCAAGTGCTTCTCGCAAGTGCACACCAAGCATCTGACCGTCACCATCGACGCCTTCACAATACACAACTCGCTCTGGCAGGGCAAGCGGGTGCAGTTGCCCAGCAAAAAGGACATGGCGCTTGTGATCTAA
- the Patronin gene encoding patronin isoform X40, whose amino-acid sequence MDAAESQEIRQARQRASVKWLLSKAFNNRVPDNLKEPFYRDHENQERLKPQIIVELGNATLYCQTLSNLYSDPNYQSLNHWSIIQTLARKGVPVAESSDMPITETVLIQTNPLRINAHMSVIESLMVLYAKEISSGDRIMSAIRRISGSNYQTPPGQTYEQALLAWISHACAALKKRIIKEVETGLPDENGTRLQTPDIPPVRDFQDLCDGICLALLIAYYCPKVVPWTMVRINYLPAVEDSIHNILLVSNFSQKHLPYGVFHMTPEDVTFMRGSMKLNLVLLLTDLFNLFEIHPAKCVCYPGMDGQDVIARRTLGANEHGICHRRGLTMQPVMPIPDLRSDLDQPPVGSPSNRPPFQVPHSNSFSGGLNRRSTPPNEHQQQQHQQTVVQANSNHFDGNQGEAFVVHKSRGITTLSSMHSQQQQQHHHQQQHQQQQQFHQQQQSQLQQQLQQQQQQQQQEPLVPARLRQAKEKTNVESKADERGDFVAAGRPSNWEQSRRPSFAGRRSRRNSSSEDSQLTIENFGGSQDQLHTLGGRFDRDRERDRDRDRERKFSNTSIAEPAVAVRSSIADARGTLQLGYDTDSGSEKQDRETEKYSMRRQASVDNVPTVSAHNLSNASSPLPQARNKQHSSDKDYSHSVADTYNDARSSAYDPESTPVRKSSTSSMPASPAAWQLDVGDEDMRSLENATKLSTIRMKLEEKRRRIEQDKRKIEMALLRHQEKEDLESCPEVMKWETMSNESKRTPDMDPVDLDKYQQQTYGSQQHLSDHHYQQQQRPMQQSFGSSPHLPQAYNAPVSAYSSRPPSRDPYQQQHQQQQPMAMPQPMQFVNEHGQYMSPPQPSHYQPQSIYSDNGAPYNNHSPHYGAAAPPQYRSSVVFDDYGQPTNHFYLHESSPQAQPQVHPQRRTWAHSAAAAAYEQQQQIQQPMVDVNAWQSQQQQQQHHQQQKKAQQPWMNRPPSSAGGAAQGSFMLHQNGGGGAGGGGGGGGELQHLFQVQASPQHSQRQLGGGANGVQRQQSLTNLRDNRSPKSQHQPQTMGMAMQQEDMMAPQSICFIGDEEDVDEVERNIIESMQATRISDFVLQQQQQQQHHQQQLQLQQQQQRLQGGRGSSSEDYDSGEMISNKLNITSGNLTYRIPSPSRPSIQANSFQDPRDSEDQPAEKGFYISFDDDQPKRPKPPLRAKRSPKKEALPLGGSSSSIRDRDSVDHQTLLKRESLSQLHNNNNNNGSEDGHKSAGANRHSIHGLNHSNSVKSPGNATYNKYTDEAPIQLRHLAVSGSDPFGHEPHPHPHPQPMQQQPMSPTRIQQSNNSAEAAKNKALVIGADATNLDPESVDEMERRKEKIMLLSLQRRQQQEEAKARKEIEASQKREKEREKEEERARKKEDQMARRAAILEQHRLKKAIEEAEREGKTLDRPDLHVKLQPQSSSATNPRLRQQRTTRPRPKTIHVDDASVDISEASSISSRGKKGSSSNLTESPDDYPSTSSTPIGRRGSYKTSRGPKLYKQPAAKSNRGIILNAVEYCVFPGAVNREAKQKVLEKIARSEAKHFLVLFRDAGCQFRALYSYMPESGDQVTKLYGTGPSQVDEVMFDKFFKYNSGGKCFSQVHTKHLTVTIDAFTIHNSLWQGKRVQLPSKKDMALVI is encoded by the exons ATGGATGCCGCCGAATCACAGGAAATACGACAG GCTCGTCAACGCGCTTCCGTCAAGTGGCTGCTCTCGAAGGCCTTCAACAATCGCGTGCCGGACAACCTGAAGGAGCCCTTCTATCGCGACCATGAGAATCAGGAGCGCCTCAAGCCCCAGATCATTGTGGAGCTGGGCAACGCCACGCTGTACTGCCAGACGTTGTCCAATCTGTACTCAGATCCCAACTACCAAAGCTTGAATCACTGGTCAATAATACAGACGCTAGCGCGCAAGGGTGTCCCGGTGGCCGAGTCCTCGGACATGCCCATTACCGAAACGGTATTAATTCAAACGAATCCGTTGCGAATT AACGCCCACATGTCTGTGATAGAATCGCTGATGGTTTTGTATGCCAAGGAGATATCATCGGGTGACCGCATCATGTCGGCCATCAGAAG AATATCTGGCAGCAATTACCAGACGCCTCCTGGCCAAACGTATGAGCAAGCTCTGCTGGCTTGGATTTCGCATGCCTGCGCCGCTCTGAAGAAGCGCATCATCAAGGAGGTGGAGACAGGGCTGCCCGATGAGAAT GGCACGCGTCTGCAGACGCCGGACATACCGCCAGTGAGGGACTTCCAGGATCTGTGCGATGGCATCTGCCTGGCGCTGCTCATCGCCTACTACTGCCCCAAGGTGGTGCCCTGGACGATGGTGCGCATCAACTATCTGCCCGCTGTCGAGGACTCCATACACAATATCCTGCTCGTGAGCAATTTCTCACAGAAGCATCTGCCATATGGCGTCTTCCACATGACGCCCGAGGATGTGACCTTCATGAGGGG ATCGATGAAACTGAATCTGGTACTGCTGCTCACGGATCTGTTCAATCTGTTCGAGATACATCCGGCGAAGTGTGTCTGCTACCCGGGCATGGATGGTCAGG ATGTCATCGCCCGGCGCACCTTGGGCGCCAATGAGCACGGAATCTGCCACCGACGGGGCCTCACAATGCAGCCCGTTATGCCCATACCCGATCTCCGCAGCGATCTCGACCAGCCGCCCGTTGGCTCGCCCTCGAATCGGCCGCCATTTCAAG TTCCGCATTCGAATTCATTCAGCGGCGGCTTAAATCGCAGATCCACCCCGCCAAAcgaacaccaacaacaacaacaccaacagacGGTTGTTCAAGCAAATTCGAATCATTTCGATGGTAATCAAGGCGAAG CCTTCGTCGTGCACAAGTCGCGTGGCATCACCACACTCTCATCCATGcactcgcagcagcagcagcaacaccaccaccaacagcagcatcagcaacagcaacagttccaccagcagcagcagtcgcagctacagcaacagctacagcagcaacagcagcagcagcagcaggagccctTGGTTCCGGCTCGCTTGCGTCAGGCTAAAGAAAAGACCAATGTCGAGTCCAAGGCGGATGAGAGAG GCGATTTTGTCGCTGCGGGTCGACCAAGTAACTGGGAACAGAGCCGTCGGCCAAGCTTTGCAG GGCGCCGCTCGCGCAGGAACTCCTCCAGCGAGGACTCTCAGCTGACCATCGAGAACTTTGGCGGCTCCCAGGATCAGCTGCACACGCTGGGAGGCAGATTCGATCGGGATCGCGAACGGGAccgagacagggacagggagcgGAAGTTTTCCAACACCAGCATAG CTGAACCCGCTGTGGCCGTGCGCTCCTCCATTGCCGATGCCCGGGGCACGCTGCAGCTTGGCTACGACACGGATTCGGGCTCGGAGAAGCAGGACCGCGAGACGGAGAAGTATTCAATGCGTCGGCAGGCGAG TGTCGACAATGTGCCCACGGTGTCGGCTCACAATCTATCGAATGCGAGCAGCCCCTTGCCACAGGCACGGAACAAGCAACATTCCAGCGACAAAGACTACAGCCACAGCGTGGCGGACACCTACAACGACGCCCGCTCCAGTGCCTACGATCCGGAGAGCACCCCAGTGCGCAAGTCCTCCACCAGCAGCATGCCAGCGAGCCCCGCAGCCTGGCAGCTGGACGTGGGCGATGAGGACATGCGCTCGCTGGAGAACGCCACCAAGCTGTCCACCATACGCATGAAGCTGGAGGAGAAGCGTCGTCGCATTGAGCAGGACAAGCGGAAGATCGAAATGGCCCTGCTCAGGCACCAGGAGAAG GAGGATCTGGAATCTTGTCCGGAGGTTATGAAGTGGGAAACCATGAGCAATGAATCGAAGCGCACGCCGGACATGGATCCCGTTGACTTGGACAAGTACCAG caacagacgTATGGGTCGCAGCAGCACCTGTCTGACCACcactaccagcagcagcagagacccATGCAGCAAAGCTTTGGCTCATCGCCGCATCTTCCGCAGGCCTACAATGCCCCAGTCAGTGCGTACAGCTCCCGTCCGCCCAGCCGCGATCCCtatcagcagcaacaccagcagcagcagcccatgGCCATGCCCCAGCCGATGCAGTTCGTCAATGAGCACGGCCAGTACATGTCGCCGCCGCAGCCCTCCCACTACCAGCCGCAGAGCATCTACAGCGACAATGGAGCGCCCTACAACAACCACTCGCCGCACTACGGAGCGGCTGCTCCTCCGCAGTACAGGAGCAGTGTGGTCTTCGATGACTATGGCCAGCCCACGAACCACTTCTACCTGCATGAGTCCTcgccacaggcacagccacaggtCCATCCCCAGCGCCGCACCTGGGCGCactcagcagcagccgccgcctacgagcagcagcagcagatacagCAGCCGATGGTGGATGTGAATGCGTGGCagtcacagcagcagcagcaacagcaccaccagcagcagaagaaggcccAGCAGCCCTGGATGAACAGGCCTCCCTCCAGCGCGGGAGGAGCGGCCCAGGGCAGCTTTATGCTGCACCAGAACGGGGGAGGAGGTGCTggaggtggtggcggcggcggaggcgagCTCCAGCATCTGTTCCAGGTGCAGGCCTCGCCGCAGCACTCGCAGCGCCAGTTGGGTGGGGGGGCCAACGGGGTGCAGAGACAGCAGTCACTGACCAATCTGCGCGACAATCGCTCGCCCAAGTCCCAGCACCAGCCGCAGACCATGGGCATGGCCATGCAGCAGGAGGACATGATGGCACCGCAGAGCATTTGCTTCATtggcgacgaggaggatgtGGACGAGGTGGAGCGCAACATCATCGAGTCCATGCAGGCCACACGCATCTCGGACTTTgtgcttcagcagcagcagcaacagcaacatcaccagcagcaactgcaactgcagcagcagcagcagcgtctgcAGGGCGGAAGGGGCAGTAGTTCGGAGGACTACGACAGCGGCGAGATGATTTCCAACAAGCTGAACATCACCAGCGGAAATCTCACCTACCGCATACCTTCGCCCTCGCGCCCCTCCATTCAGGCCAACAGTTTCCAGGACCCGCGCGACAGCGAGGATCAGCCGGCCGAGAAGGGCTTCTACATCTCCTTCGACGACGACCAGCCCAAGCGTCCAAAGCCGCCGCTGCGCGCCAAGCGCTCGCCCAAGAAGGAGGCCCTGCCGTtgggcggcagcagcagcagcatccgggacagggacagcgTGGACCACCAGACTCTTCTCAAACGGGAGTCCCTAAGTCAACtgcacaacaacaataacaacaacggCAGCGAGGATGGCCACAAGTCAGCAGGGGCCAACAGGCACAGCATCCACGGCCTCAACCACTCCAACAGTGTCAAATCGCCCGGTAATGCCACCTACAACAAGTACACGGACGAGGCGCCCATCCAACTACGCCATCTGGCCGTATCGGGCTCGGATCCATTTGGCCATgagccacacccacatccacacccacagcccatgcagcagcagcccatgTCACCCACGCGAATCCAGCAGAGCAACAACAGTGCCGAGGCGGCCAAGAACAAGGCGCTGGTGATTGGAGCCGACGCCACCAACCTAGATCCG GAGTCTGTGGATGAAATGGAGCGACGAAAAGAGAAGATCATGCTGCTGTCCCTGCAGCGGcgtcagcagcaggaggaggccaaGGCACGCAAGGAGATAGAGGCCTCGCAGAAGCGGGAAAAGGAgcgggagaaggaggaggagcgcgcACGCAAGAAGGAGGATCAAATGGCGCGACGAGCGGCCATATTGGAACAGCATAGACTCAAGAAAGCCATCGAAGAGGCCGAAAGAGAG GGTAAAACCCTGGATCGGCCCGATCTGCATGTGAAACTGCAACCCCAGTCATCTAGTGCAACGAATCCGCGACTCCGGCAGCAGCGCACGACACGTCCCAGGCCCAAGACCATTCATGTGGACGATGCCAGTGTGGACATCAGTGAGGCTTCGAGCATCTCTAGTCGGGGCAAGAAGGGCTCCAGCTCGAATCTAACCG AGTCACCCGATGATTATCCCAGTACAAGTTCAACTCCGATTGGGCGACGGGGATCCTATAAAACTTCCAGAG GTCCAAAACTCTACAAGCAACCAGCGGCCAAATCCAATCGCGGCATTATACTGAATGCCGTCGAATACTGCGTCTTTCCGGGCGCCGTCAACCGTGAGGCCAAACAGAAAGTGCTCGAGAAGATAGCACGCTCGGAGGCGAAACACTTCCTAGTACTCTTCCGCGATGCGGGCTGCCAGTTCCGCGCCCTCTACAGCTACATGCCCGAGTCCGGGGACCAGGTGACCAAGCTGTACGGCACCGGACCTAGTCAAGTAGACGAAGTCATGTTCGATAAGTTCTTCAA ATACAACTCAGGGGGCAAGTGCTTCTCGCAAGTGCACACCAAGCATCTGACCGTCACCATCGACGCCTTCACAATACACAACTCGCTCTGGCAGGGCAAGCGGGTGCAGTTGCCCAGCAAAAAGGACATGGCGCTTGTGATCTAA